Genomic window (Marasmius oreades isolate 03SP1 chromosome 3, whole genome shotgun sequence):
CGTTCCAGATTAGAGTAGTGTTTATCTTGAGGTGAGCGAAGATGTTGACAGCTGCTTGCTCCACCAGTATAGGATCATCGACCATCTGTGCTGTGAAGTCTGATACGACGGGAATTTTTTCCGAAGCTCTTGTTCGCGTCTTTGACGGTGGCTTAGCCTTCCAAGTAAGCGATGTTGAGCGGGAGAGAACAAGTATAGAGCAAGAACCTCATACCTTTTGACGTCCCGAACTCTGATCATCAGCTTTGACTACTCGTCGCTGGAGAATCCGTTTCCGAGTCCTCGCTGAGGCAAAGAGCGAAATTGTACCAGAATGAAACTTTGTCAAATTGCGTTACTAATTAACCGCTGGATCGGTGTGGATTCGCATCCGGTTCGTTGATTCGAACAAGCCTGGGTAGCTGATAAGCGAGTCGATCGGAACATCAACACTACTTGACGGTGCCACATTATGGCGTGTTTCAATTTCAGCGTCGAACATCGCTGAAGCGAAGCGTGTTCTCAGGAAACAGGGAGATGAGCACGCATATAGTCCTCCATTTACCCTGGCGAGCACGATTGCATTCAGCCTTCCGAATAACTTCCTTCTTCTGAGCTTGATCATCGATCATCTCCTCGGAGCGATGAATGTTATACTACCGAGGCTGGATGATGTTGAACCTGCCAAACGCGTAAGACTAACAAACGATCGCTTCGGGAGCCAGGGTGAAGTAGCATTAAAATGCCTAGGTACCTGCATCGACGTCAATCTGGTGCCATGACGCGGTTAAGGTTGTACGAACCGGATGTGAAAACGTAATGCGTGTATCTAAAGGCTAACACGGGAAAGATGCCCCTCTTCTGCTTGCTGGCTAAAACAGCGTTCGACGTGAgacctcaaggcctcaaccGTCAGAGAAGAGTTCATCCCAGGACTTGGTATCTGCAACATGAGCGGGCGTCAGGCTGGAAGTCGATCTGAGCAAGTTCGGAATCTTAGACCAATTCCTTTGGCACCTATAGATTTGAACTAGCGTATAGCCAACACACCTACGTTCCGCAATTTTCCCAAGTTCACCAACTTGCTGGGATAACTTGCGTCGAGAGATTCGTCGTCACCGGCTTTGTGAGGGAAACCACTTTGTCATCACTGGAAGAGATTGAGTCGGGGTTTATCATCGCAGACAAATAGTCTGTACGACCAGGTGACGCACGTAATAACAGGAGAAACGATGGAATGGTCTCCTGACGCTAATATTCAAGACAGCATAGATAGCCCGCCTCACTGAACCCGCCGCAAGAACGACGGCCGTGTGTTGCTATATCGTTGACTGGTTCGTTCATACAGCGAAATATTGGTTGAAGCGAGTGAAAGCTAGATCTTGAGAGATACGCCGAGACCGAAAGAGTTCGATGGTCAGGATGGTTTGATGGTCAGGATGTGTTTGATGACCAGAGCAGGACCCTTTTGCACGTGGTACCGTAAAATTTGCCGTAAAATGCAGCCTCTCGTAATTCTAAATTTCAAAATAGTGTACATACTTtatttcaaactccgccaggtTCGATCGGGCCGCCTATATGTTTCTTTCCGCGGTCGCCTCCGCCGCTCGTTCGACATTTAGCCACACGCAcggtgcagctgtcactcgtaaTGTTTAAAACTTGGTATGCATACTCTATCATATCCTCTCTACAATATCTGGAATTCCCTCTCATTCGATTTTCCTCTAGCTTTTTTAACAGCAAATTCTTTACATTGGACTCAAAAGGACTCATGTCAGGCCAATAATTCAACACCCGAATGCCCTATCACAGATGCACACCGGGGCTGCATTTCTGAAGAGGAATCCTATTCGACGAAAGGTGGGGGACTTGAAGACAGTAAAGAAGTACCAGGCGACGGGCGACAGTAAGAGGATCGAGTTTCCAAGACTAAGAGGTTATGGATTTATCAGTGTTGGGGAACCAGCCGGATGGAACGAACGGTAAACGACTTGGCCAGAACGAACAACGACGTCGTATGTTCAGTACCTTTCTTTCGTATGCGTTATCTGACTCCGCTTTCTAGCTCAATGTCCGACGGCTCTATCAGCGCCGTTGGGTCATTTATTCAATGCAGTTGCCGCCGGTAATTGGTATGTCTTGCACCAATGGAATCTGATCTGTGCCCTTCTGAGCACAGTGGCAAGTCCATTGGGTGTCTACAGTTAGCCAGTGAAGACCTTCGATGAGACAGTATAGCAAACACCGAGGAAGACATTTTGATTTTGTACTCGATACGGACCGCCTCGTTGATGTCAAGATCCCGGACAGATCCCGGACTCGCCAACAGACCGTGCCTGGAAGAACGCGGGAATCGGTGAGGGCTTATGTACATCATGCATATTGACTTACACCCACATTGACAGTACGCGATTACACATATTGGACTTTCAGTTTCAGTCCTCAGCCATGTGTTGCCATGTGTTGGTAAATCTGACGAAGTGTTTTTCGTCAACGTCAATGTACTGACTCGGATTACTTTGGGGGCAAATCAGTCCCAAtctcagttttttttttctgataTGCTGTAAATCTACTTAACTTGCTTCCGATATGCAGCATGGGTAATTCCTTCATGCTGCATAATATTTAAGCCAAAGTGACCAAAAGGCATGATTTCGGTACTCGAGAACATGTCACAGTTGGGTGGGACCTTTTTTGGTGGTGAGGGACTTTGCCGGTGATGGGGCTTTTGCCAATGGTGGCCTCTTCGGTGGTACCGGTGGTGGTATCGGTGGTAGGGGCCTTCTCGGTGACAACTCCAACATCGGGTAAGGAACTCTTACATAAATTCTTATTCTCTGTTGCCAGATATAAAAGGTTCAGCATGGAGATTCCCACTTTTCCTGCTCTACTATGCATCCAGCCCTCGACCCCATAGCAGATCTTTCAAAATTCATTTCATCGGTTCCATCACATGTGGACTGGTCAAAGATCTCACTCTATTGCTGCCTTGTCTCTATTAGTGCAAGTCCCTTGGTGTGGAATGTAGTTGGGAGAAATGGTACAGGCAATCTACTTCCCTAGTACGGAGTCTGACAGTGGTTATACATTTTACAACAGAATACCGCAACAAGACCTTGACCAGACTAGTCGGGCCTCATGTAGGCTGTGGGTTTCTGGGTGTCTCAATATTTCTGGCCGGATTGTACCGGGATGTATTGTAAGTTCCTTTAGGCTTTCATGACGGTGGACTTTTCCCTGCTCACCCATACGTGACATAGATACAAGATCGCTCTTCACGACCAGCCAAAATATCCTCTACCCTACGAAGTACAAACTATAATTGCGTGGATCATCTTTGGGGCTGGTAACTTCCTCGTCGCCACTTCTTTCATTGCCCTCGGATTCTAT
Coding sequences:
- a CDS encoding uncharacterized protein (BUSCO:EOG0926425H), yielding MHPALDPIADLSKFISSVPSHVDWSKISLYCCLVSISASPLVWNVVGRNEYRNKTLTRLVGPHVGCGFLGVSIFLAGLYRDVLYKIALHDQPKYPLPYEVQTIIAWIIFGAGNFLVATSFIALGFYGTYLGDYFGILLKKRVTQFPFNVLNDPMYVGSTMCFVGASLWYERPVGLLISVYVTWTYYVALRYEGPFTDMIYNHTELAAKSNNQINCMT